One region of Pagrus major chromosome 5, Pma_NU_1.0 genomic DNA includes:
- the prune gene encoding exopolyphosphatase PRUNE1 isoform X2, translating to MLAVPLLNIRQSDLVLRSDNVFLLRQIGLSPDLLLFRDQLDLRALQRAGRLRLTLVDHNVLPSSDRNLEGAVVEVIDHHLLERASSPSCPVTVETVGSCATLVTERIIQKAPEILDQQVAQLLYAAVVLDCVNMAPSAGKVTPKDAEFVTVLESRFPALPPRGALFQNLNHAKFDVSGLNTEQMLLKDMKSVSGRLIIAVSVLYIQLQDFLQRAELEAELSAFSLKFGFDLLLLMTISFTESKEPIRELAVFSHSTTCREEVSLYLEQACNPALNLCPISSPHPHISAYQQGNSLASRKKLLPIIKDCLKERDADGCVGDGRLGDVEEEEESQVPPTPMNSLVDGCPLDDGLPHISAQDLEDKFNKMADRGGD from the exons ATGCTCGCCGTCCCTCTGCTCAACATCCGTCAGTCAGACCTGGTGCTGCGCTCAGATAACGTCTTCCTGCTGCGACAGATCGGTTTGTCTCCAGACCTGCTGCTGTTCAGAGACCAGCTTGACCTGCGAGCGCTGCAGCGGGCCGGACGCCTGCGGCTGACGCTTGTTGACCACAACGTCCTGCCCAG TTCAGACCGTAACCTGGAGGGGGCGGTGGTGGAGGTGATTGACCATCACCTGCTGGAGAGAGCATCCTCCCCTTCATGTCCTGTTACCGTGGAGACGGTGGGATCCTGTGCTACCTTGGTAACAGAACGCATCATCCAGAAAGCCCCAGAAATCCTGGATCAGCAGGTCGCCCAGCTACTCTATG CGGCTGTGGTGCTGGACTGTGTCAACATGGCGCCCTCTGCAGGTAAAGTGACCCCTAAAGACGCTGAGTTTGTGACGGTGTTGGAGAGTCGTTTCCCCGCTCTGCCACCGAGAGGCGCTCTGTTCCAGAACCTGAACCACGCCAAGTTTGACGTCTCAG GTCTGAACACTGAACAGATGTTGTTGAAGGACATGAAGTCCGTCTCAGGACGTCTCATCATCGCCGTGTCCGTCCTCTACATCCAGCTGCAG GACTTCCTGCAGAGGGCGGAGTTGGAGGCGGAGCTCTCAGCCTTCAGTCTGAAGTTTGGATtcgacctgctgctgctgatgaccATCTCCTTCACTGAGAGCAaagagccaatcagagagctcgCTGTGTTCAGCCACAGCACCACCTGCAGGGAGGAG GTGAGCCTCTACCTGGAACAGGCATGTAACCCCGCCCTCAACCTCTGTCCAATCAGCAGCCCCCATCCTCACATCAGTGCCTATCAGCAAG GAAACTCTTTGGCGTCTCGTAAGAAGCTCCTCCCCATCATTAAGGACTGCCTGAAGGAGCGTGATGCAGACGGTTGCGTGGGAGACGGTCGCCTTGGAgacgtggaggaggaggaggagtctcAGGTCCCTCCGACCCCGATGAACAGTCTGGTGGACGGCTGTCCTCTGGACGACGGCCTGCCGCACATCAGCGCTCAGGACCTGGAGGACAAGTTCAACAAGATGGCCGACAGAGGAGgagactga
- the prune gene encoding exopolyphosphatase PRUNE1 isoform X1, producing MEEFLSSCRRAVQVNSGEAGSGFHVVLGNEACDVDSMVCALTYAYFLSKTVQSEMLAVPLLNIRQSDLVLRSDNVFLLRQIGLSPDLLLFRDQLDLRALQRAGRLRLTLVDHNVLPSSDRNLEGAVVEVIDHHLLERASSPSCPVTVETVGSCATLVTERIIQKAPEILDQQVAQLLYAAVVLDCVNMAPSAGKVTPKDAEFVTVLESRFPALPPRGALFQNLNHAKFDVSGLNTEQMLLKDMKSVSGRLIIAVSVLYIQLQDFLQRAELEAELSAFSLKFGFDLLLLMTISFTESKEPIRELAVFSHSTTCREEVSLYLEQACNPALNLCPISSPHPHISAYQQGNSLASRKKLLPIIKDCLKERDADGCVGDGRLGDVEEEEESQVPPTPMNSLVDGCPLDDGLPHISAQDLEDKFNKMADRGGD from the exons ATGGAGGAGTTTCTGTCGAGCTGCCGCCGAGCCGTGCAg GTGAACTCAGGTGAGGCCGGTTCAGGGTTCCACGTTGTTCTGGGGAATGAAGCCTGCGACGTGGACTCGATGGTCTGTGCTCTGACCTACGCCTACTTTCTGTCCAAG actGTACAGAGTGAGATGCTCGCCGTCCCTCTGCTCAACATCCGTCAGTCAGACCTGGTGCTGCGCTCAGATAACGTCTTCCTGCTGCGACAGATCGGTTTGTCTCCAGACCTGCTGCTGTTCAGAGACCAGCTTGACCTGCGAGCGCTGCAGCGGGCCGGACGCCTGCGGCTGACGCTTGTTGACCACAACGTCCTGCCCAG TTCAGACCGTAACCTGGAGGGGGCGGTGGTGGAGGTGATTGACCATCACCTGCTGGAGAGAGCATCCTCCCCTTCATGTCCTGTTACCGTGGAGACGGTGGGATCCTGTGCTACCTTGGTAACAGAACGCATCATCCAGAAAGCCCCAGAAATCCTGGATCAGCAGGTCGCCCAGCTACTCTATG CGGCTGTGGTGCTGGACTGTGTCAACATGGCGCCCTCTGCAGGTAAAGTGACCCCTAAAGACGCTGAGTTTGTGACGGTGTTGGAGAGTCGTTTCCCCGCTCTGCCACCGAGAGGCGCTCTGTTCCAGAACCTGAACCACGCCAAGTTTGACGTCTCAG GTCTGAACACTGAACAGATGTTGTTGAAGGACATGAAGTCCGTCTCAGGACGTCTCATCATCGCCGTGTCCGTCCTCTACATCCAGCTGCAG GACTTCCTGCAGAGGGCGGAGTTGGAGGCGGAGCTCTCAGCCTTCAGTCTGAAGTTTGGATtcgacctgctgctgctgatgaccATCTCCTTCACTGAGAGCAaagagccaatcagagagctcgCTGTGTTCAGCCACAGCACCACCTGCAGGGAGGAG GTGAGCCTCTACCTGGAACAGGCATGTAACCCCGCCCTCAACCTCTGTCCAATCAGCAGCCCCCATCCTCACATCAGTGCCTATCAGCAAG GAAACTCTTTGGCGTCTCGTAAGAAGCTCCTCCCCATCATTAAGGACTGCCTGAAGGAGCGTGATGCAGACGGTTGCGTGGGAGACGGTCGCCTTGGAgacgtggaggaggaggaggagtctcAGGTCCCTCCGACCCCGATGAACAGTCTGGTGGACGGCTGTCCTCTGGACGACGGCCTGCCGCACATCAGCGCTCAGGACCTGGAGGACAAGTTCAACAAGATGGCCGACAGAGGAGgagactga